A part of Amycolatopsis lurida genomic DNA contains:
- a CDS encoding MauE/DoxX family redox-associated membrane protein: MGTLARLGLAAVWLVSGALKISDPGQTYIAVQAFDVLPDGLVRPVAIGMPLVELALGLFLLAGFVTRWVSVLSVLTLAVLIAAIAQSWARGLSIDCGCFGGGGQIAADQTKYPQEIARDLGFALLGVWLIVRPRTWLSVDGWLGNSRAPADDDYVGIAEGNE; encoded by the coding sequence GTGGGCACACTCGCCCGGCTCGGACTGGCCGCCGTCTGGTTGGTTTCCGGAGCGCTGAAGATCAGCGATCCGGGGCAGACCTACATCGCGGTCCAGGCTTTCGACGTCCTGCCGGACGGGCTCGTCCGCCCGGTCGCGATCGGGATGCCGCTCGTCGAACTGGCGCTCGGCCTGTTCCTGCTCGCCGGGTTCGTGACCCGGTGGGTGTCGGTGCTGTCGGTGCTGACGCTGGCGGTGCTCATCGCCGCGATCGCCCAATCCTGGGCGCGCGGACTGAGCATCGACTGTGGCTGCTTCGGCGGTGGCGGTCAGATCGCCGCGGATCAGACGAAGTATCCGCAGGAGATCGCCAGGGACCTCGGGTTCGCGCTACTGGGTGTCTGGCTGATCGTGCGGCCGCGGACCTGGCTGTCCGTGGACGGCTGGCTCGGGAACTCTCGCGCCCCCGCCGACGACGACTATGTGGGTATCGCTGAAGGGAACGAATAA
- a CDS encoding glutamate ABC transporter substrate-binding protein encodes MRGHALLMACLMLVTAAACGEEAGPSDSLVTRAVASNKLTIGIRFDQPGLSRRTMDGRYVGFDVDVAKYVASELGVDEDHITWHDSRPSSRETDITSGITDLMVATYSITEKRKQVVGFAGPYFDTGQDLLVRLRSTDITGPENLNGRKLCAVGGTTSAEQVRDKFAQAVQLVEYPRYQDCVTALLAGQVDAVTTDDVILAGYVAQNPELLRVVGKPFSKEKYGVGLRKEDTEGRAAVAKAIQKMISSGEWLESLNRNIGPSGYRIPPPPQVTEK; translated from the coding sequence ATGAGGGGACACGCCCTGCTGATGGCCTGCTTGATGCTGGTCACAGCGGCGGCCTGCGGCGAAGAGGCCGGCCCGTCGGACTCTCTCGTCACGCGCGCCGTCGCGTCCAACAAGCTCACCATCGGCATCCGCTTCGACCAGCCGGGCCTTTCCCGAAGGACGATGGACGGCCGGTACGTCGGCTTCGACGTCGACGTGGCGAAGTACGTCGCGAGCGAATTGGGCGTCGACGAGGATCACATCACCTGGCACGACAGCAGGCCGTCGTCCCGCGAGACGGACATCACCTCGGGGATCACGGATCTGATGGTGGCGACCTACTCCATCACCGAAAAACGGAAACAGGTCGTCGGTTTCGCCGGGCCGTATTTCGACACGGGCCAGGATCTGCTCGTCCGTCTCCGGTCGACCGACATCACCGGCCCCGAGAACCTCAACGGCCGCAAGCTGTGCGCCGTGGGCGGCACCACCTCCGCCGAACAGGTGCGCGACAAGTTCGCGCAGGCCGTCCAGCTCGTCGAATACCCGCGCTACCAGGACTGCGTCACGGCTCTCCTCGCCGGGCAAGTGGACGCGGTGACCACCGACGACGTCATCCTCGCCGGTTACGTGGCGCAGAATCCGGAGCTGCTGCGAGTCGTCGGCAAGCCGTTCTCGAAGGAGAAGTACGGTGTCGGCCTGCGCAAGGAAGACACCGAGGGGCGGGCGGCGGTGGCCAAGGCGATCCAGAAGATGATCTCGTCCGGCGAATGGCTCGAATCGCTGAACCGCAACATCGGCCCGTCCGGCTACCGGATCCCGCCTCCGCCACAGGTCACCGAGAAGTGA
- the hrpB gene encoding ATP-dependent helicase HrpB, protein MTLPDLPVRAVLPELEAALDAHGTAVLVAPPGTGKTTLVPLALDNGEGRVIVAEPRRLAARAAAARMASLLGERVGETVGYSVRGDRKVSSSTRIEVVTSGLLVRRVQGDPELAGVSTVLLDECHERHLDADLLLALLLDVRAGLREDLRLLATSATVASGRLAALLGDAPVITAHARTYPVDVSYSPPARGERIEATVARVIHKALSEGDGDVLAFLPGAGEIARVSGLLSGLDADVLPLHGRLSAAHQDDALRPRARRRVVLSTSVAESSLTVPGVRAVVDCGLSRVPRVDHRRGLPGLATVRVSAAVAEQRAGRAGREAPGRAYRCWAAHEQGSLPAYPEPEIRTAELSRFALELACWSTPDGSGLAWWDPPGEGALAAGRALLTTLGATAEDGTVTERGRKMAGLGLHPRLARALLDGAARTNARSAAEVVALLDSGGTLTDLEAELRRVRGDERWKRDVRRLSRLVPDGGNASDPALVVALAHPERLARRRSAGTPVYLMAGGTAAELPRGSGLADVEWLAVAEATRDPGRAQGIIRLAAPADEDLAVRAAPNLMSSVDEVRWSSGDVVARSVRRLGAITLSEKPLRSPSPDAIRAALLDGLRAEGLGLLRWNEDGKRLRERLSFLHRVLGPPWPSVSDTDLLSTLDSWLDLGSARRRSDLAALDAGAALRGLLPWPEASRLDELAPDRLEVPSGSRIRVDYSGEQPVLAVKLQETFGWLSTPRLAGVPVVLHLLSPAGRPAAVTADLESFWRNGYAAVRADLRGRYPKHPWPEDPLNAAPTRRTSRGQSIS, encoded by the coding sequence GTGACCCTTCCCGATCTGCCGGTTCGCGCCGTCCTGCCCGAACTCGAAGCCGCGCTCGACGCCCATGGCACCGCCGTACTCGTCGCGCCCCCGGGGACCGGCAAGACCACGTTGGTGCCGCTCGCGCTGGACAACGGCGAAGGCCGGGTGATCGTCGCCGAACCGAGGCGGCTGGCGGCGCGGGCCGCGGCGGCGCGGATGGCGTCCCTGCTGGGCGAACGGGTCGGCGAGACGGTCGGCTACTCGGTTCGCGGCGACCGGAAGGTGTCCTCTTCGACGCGGATCGAAGTGGTGACGTCGGGGTTGCTGGTCCGGCGGGTGCAGGGCGATCCCGAACTCGCCGGGGTGTCGACCGTCCTGCTCGACGAATGCCACGAACGCCATCTCGACGCGGATCTGCTGCTCGCGCTGCTCCTGGACGTGCGCGCCGGGCTGCGCGAAGACCTGCGCCTGCTCGCGACGTCCGCCACCGTGGCCTCCGGACGGCTGGCGGCCCTGCTCGGGGACGCGCCGGTGATCACCGCGCACGCGAGGACCTATCCGGTCGACGTCTCCTACTCCCCGCCCGCGCGCGGCGAGCGGATCGAGGCGACCGTCGCTCGCGTGATCCACAAAGCACTGTCCGAAGGGGACGGTGACGTGCTCGCCTTCCTGCCCGGCGCGGGTGAGATCGCCAGGGTGAGCGGCCTGCTCAGCGGCCTCGACGCCGACGTGCTTCCCCTGCACGGGCGGCTGTCGGCGGCACACCAGGACGACGCGCTGCGCCCGCGTGCCCGCCGCCGGGTGGTGCTCTCGACCTCGGTCGCCGAGTCCAGTCTGACCGTGCCGGGCGTGCGTGCGGTGGTGGACTGCGGACTGTCCCGCGTCCCCCGCGTCGATCACCGCCGCGGCCTGCCCGGGCTGGCGACGGTCCGCGTTTCGGCAGCGGTCGCGGAGCAGCGCGCCGGCCGTGCCGGGCGGGAGGCACCGGGACGTGCGTACCGGTGCTGGGCGGCACACGAACAGGGTTCCCTGCCCGCCTATCCCGAACCCGAGATCCGGACGGCCGAGCTGTCGCGATTCGCTTTGGAACTCGCGTGCTGGTCCACTCCGGACGGTTCCGGCCTCGCCTGGTGGGATCCGCCCGGCGAGGGCGCGCTGGCCGCCGGTCGCGCGTTGCTGACCACGCTCGGGGCGACCGCGGAAGACGGCACGGTGACCGAGCGCGGGCGGAAAATGGCCGGCCTGGGGCTGCATCCGCGGCTGGCGAGGGCGTTGCTGGACGGCGCGGCGCGGACCAACGCGCGTTCGGCGGCCGAAGTCGTCGCACTGCTGGACAGCGGCGGCACGCTGACCGACCTCGAAGCCGAACTGCGGCGGGTGCGCGGCGACGAACGCTGGAAGCGCGACGTACGAAGGCTTTCCCGGCTGGTTCCCGACGGCGGCAACGCCTCCGATCCGGCACTGGTCGTGGCGCTGGCGCACCCCGAGCGGCTCGCGCGACGGCGTTCCGCGGGCACACCGGTGTATCTGATGGCCGGTGGAACCGCTGCCGAACTGCCGCGCGGAAGCGGACTGGCCGACGTCGAATGGCTGGCGGTGGCCGAAGCGACCCGCGATCCCGGCCGCGCGCAAGGGATCATCCGGCTGGCCGCGCCCGCGGACGAAGACCTCGCCGTGCGCGCCGCACCGAATCTGATGTCCTCAGTGGACGAAGTGCGCTGGTCCTCCGGTGACGTCGTGGCGCGGTCGGTGCGGCGGCTCGGCGCGATCACACTCTCGGAGAAGCCGTTGCGTTCGCCCTCGCCGGACGCGATCCGCGCCGCGCTGCTGGACGGGTTGCGCGCCGAAGGGCTCGGCCTGCTGCGCTGGAACGAGGACGGCAAGCGGCTGCGCGAGCGACTTTCCTTCCTGCATCGCGTGCTGGGCCCGCCCTGGCCATCGGTGTCCGACACGGATCTTTTGTCTACTTTGGACAGCTGGCTCGATCTCGGCTCGGCCCGTCGCCGGTCCGACCTCGCCGCGCTGGACGCCGGCGCCGCGCTGCGCGGGCTTCTGCCTTGGCCAGAGGCGTCGCGTTTGGACGAACTGGCGCCGGACCGGCTGGAGGTACCGTCGGGTTCGCGGATCAGGGTCGACTACTCGGGCGAACAGCCCGTGCTCGCCGTCAAACTGCAGGAGACCTTCGGCTGGCTCTCGACGCCGAGACTGGCGGGCGTCCCCGTCGTACTGCACCTGCTCTCCCCCGCCGGACGGCCCGCCGCGGTCACCGCCGACTTGGAATCGTTCTGGCGCAACGGTTACGCGGCCGTGCGCGCCGATCTCCGCGGTCGTTATCCGAAGCATCCCTGGCCGGAGGACCCGCTGAACGCCGCCCCCACCCGGCGCACCTCACGAGGTCAGTCCATCAGCTGA
- a CDS encoding ion transporter produces the protein MTTREQRRVNPLDLVMLVLAVFSVGLLAYVTFFPHSEETAHRVFVIDTTVCGIFALEFLWRWRRSGWEKRFPLRNWYEILGMIPIAHPALRGFRLLRIIVVLVRLARTADRAFGERFTQRLVERLSRPIVLAIKKPITIAVLDEVVKVLETGNYPQNLARSLGENQTLLRGIIAEKLKNDRQAGRLSKLPFHDEVVRSVIDTAMRVILEVLTDPRIDEFFAHVVRENREQIRSAVQLGLNEREDDEELAAQLPTRPQHQLMD, from the coding sequence ATGACCACCCGCGAACAACGGCGTGTGAATCCGCTCGACCTGGTGATGCTCGTACTCGCCGTGTTCTCCGTCGGGCTGCTCGCCTACGTGACGTTCTTCCCGCATTCGGAGGAGACGGCGCACCGCGTCTTCGTCATCGACACGACGGTGTGCGGGATCTTCGCCCTGGAATTCCTCTGGCGCTGGCGGCGAAGCGGCTGGGAAAAGCGGTTCCCGCTGCGCAACTGGTACGAGATCCTCGGCATGATCCCCATCGCGCATCCGGCGCTGCGCGGGTTCCGGCTGCTGCGGATCATCGTGGTGCTGGTCCGGCTCGCGCGCACCGCCGACCGCGCGTTCGGGGAGCGGTTCACGCAGCGGCTGGTCGAACGGCTTTCCCGGCCGATCGTGCTCGCGATCAAGAAACCGATCACGATCGCGGTGCTCGACGAGGTCGTCAAAGTACTGGAAACCGGCAACTATCCGCAGAATCTCGCGCGCTCACTCGGCGAGAACCAGACGCTGTTGCGGGGGATCATCGCGGAGAAGCTCAAGAACGATCGGCAGGCAGGGCGGCTTTCGAAGCTGCCGTTCCACGACGAGGTGGTCCGCTCGGTGATCGACACCGCGATGCGCGTGATCCTCGAAGTGCTGACCGATCCGCGGATCGATGAGTTCTTCGCACATGTGGTCCGGGAGAACCGGGAGCAGATCCGCAGCGCCGTGCAGCTGGGGCTGAACGAGCGTGAGGACGACGAGGAGCTGGCGGCGCAGTTGCCGACTCGGCCTCAGCATCAGCTGATGGACTGA
- a CDS encoding ATP-binding cassette domain-containing protein yields MITLRGLTKRYGEKTVVDGLTFAVEPGKVTGFLGPNGAGKSTTMRMTLGLDAPSAGEVHIGGKTYADLRFPLREVGALLEAKALHPGRSAGKHLLAMARSNGSPASRVDEVLATVGLTEVAGKRAGTFSLGMGQRLGIAGALLGDPGVLMFDEPVNGLDPDGVRWVRQLMRSLAEEGRTVFVSSHLMSEMQLTADRLVVIGKGKLLADAPVDEFIAGNSRTSVVVRVPAPADLRVLEQRLRALGATTESDQDELLVHDLPVHLVGDAVHELGIRVHGLAERTASLEQAYMELTASSVEYGTGVAA; encoded by the coding sequence ATGATCACGCTTCGAGGACTCACGAAGCGCTATGGCGAGAAGACGGTGGTCGACGGGCTGACGTTCGCCGTCGAGCCGGGCAAGGTGACCGGTTTCCTCGGTCCCAACGGCGCCGGCAAGTCGACGACCATGCGGATGACGCTCGGCCTCGACGCGCCCAGCGCGGGCGAGGTCCACATCGGCGGCAAGACGTACGCGGACCTGCGTTTCCCGCTGCGCGAGGTCGGCGCGCTGCTGGAGGCCAAGGCGCTGCATCCCGGCCGGAGCGCGGGCAAGCATCTCCTGGCGATGGCGCGCAGCAACGGGAGCCCGGCGAGCCGGGTGGACGAAGTGCTCGCGACGGTGGGCCTCACCGAGGTCGCGGGCAAACGCGCCGGGACGTTTTCCCTCGGGATGGGGCAACGCCTCGGGATCGCCGGTGCCCTGCTCGGCGACCCGGGCGTGCTGATGTTCGACGAACCGGTGAACGGCCTCGACCCCGACGGCGTCCGCTGGGTACGGCAGCTGATGCGGTCGCTCGCGGAAGAGGGCCGCACGGTTTTCGTGTCGAGCCATCTGATGAGCGAGATGCAGCTGACCGCGGACCGGCTGGTCGTCATCGGCAAGGGAAAACTGCTCGCCGACGCGCCGGTCGACGAGTTCATCGCGGGCAATTCGCGGACGTCGGTCGTGGTGCGGGTGCCCGCTCCCGCCGATCTGCGCGTTCTCGAACAGCGCCTTCGGGCGCTCGGCGCGACCACGGAATCCGATCAGGACGAACTGCTCGTGCACGACCTGCCCGTCCACCTCGTCGGCGACGCGGTGCACGAACTCGGGATCCGCGTGCACGGACTGGCCGAACGGACCGCGTCACTTGAACAGGCGTACATGGAACTGACCGCGTCGTCGGTCGAATACGGAACGGGAGTCGCGGCATGA